CACCATCCACAACTAACAAACATAGTTTTCCCTCGAGCTCGGACAAAGAACAATGCCCTCCATAGGTCTTGCGTGGAGGAAGCATCAAGACGTCAAACTTTTCACTTTGAAGATTCAAACAATTGATACGTGATGAAGAGATATAACGGAACCTTGTCAAATAATACACCGAACCATTCACATGTATACCTCTATCAATTGGCGCCCCACGGAGACTCCCAATTTGTCTCCAGATTCTATCTCCAATTGTGTATATCTCGCAGAGCACCTCGAGAGAACCAGCATGAGCTCCCGGATAAAAATGCGCAATTTTGTGTTGCTTAGTTGACGGGCAAAACCCCAAGCAGTGCCAGTTGCATGATGAGAATTGGCTGCTTCCTGCAGTGTACATTGGCTTCGGCAACACAACAGATTCACCGGTTGTCGGGTTGAGCAACTCCACTGCTCCTTTACTGTCACCTAGGCAGAGCAGGCCGTTGCAAGAGTTGTGCACAAACAGGCTTTGAGCAACCAAGGGCCTAGACAGCTGGTACATGTATCCATTGGCGTCTGCGAGCACCATGGCAAGAGACCTATCATTTGCTCGGTCATTTGCAAAGAGCAGCAACTTCTGCTGGCTTCGGTTCAGGTGCTCGTGAACAAAATGCACATCGGAAAGCAATGACATCCAGGATTTGCATACCATCCTGCAAGAGCCGAGCGTGCGGGCAGGCAGCCTGTGGAAGACCTCGGTGAGCGCATCACTGCAGAGCAGCTGAGCATTCCCCTCTACTACCTTTGCTTTCTTCCCTCCCATCAAAATCTTGCTAGGCGAGGACATGCTCACTGGAGATCAATCACTACTGATCAGGCTTGAGCAAAAGCGATCTGCCCTGGTTGCTGCAAATTGATGAAACAATCACAAATATCAACACAAGAAACACAACAATTACAACAATCTGCAAACCCAATTATTAGCTTTACATACCTCCATGATCCAGCCCGGACTAGCCACGGCCACGCAGGGTTCAACTTCAACCTCTTGAATCCAAGAAACAAGCGCCCAATCTCAGCACGACGAAGTCCACCAAACAGGGCTCACCAGCAGATGCAGAAGCTGCATTGAGGCTTCCAAGAAGGACCTCTCACACCACCTGCCGCCCGGAGGTTTCAATTACGCCCCCAAGGAACTCGCACCACATGGTAGGTGGGTGGCGGCGAGCTGTCGAGTTCTTGTAGACTGAAGAGGCCAACGAACCAAACCTACCGGCCGAACCAACACAACCAATCAGTCAATCAAATCAATGAACCACCGCGCCGAATCCGGCGGCTAAGGAAACAACGAGATGGCGGGAAACGGACGAGGTACCTCTACGGTGCGAACGAAGCAGGCCCTCGATCGGGAGCGGAGGGCGGCGACTGTGGCCTcaccgacgacgacggcggcggcgagccggcGACTTTTCTCTCTTCTCCGCCCGCTCCTCCCTCTTCGTCGGTTGCTTTCGTCCTTGTTTAGTTTTGGAGGACGGAGCAGGGGGGATGGATGTATAGGATGCTTTGCCTCGGTCGCTGCCGTCTCGTGCGTGTCGACTCGACGAGGCGTGACCGGCTGGATCCGCTACGCGGCGCGAATCTCGACGGATAAGAGGGGGTGCCAGGGCGGCGGGGCCGTTGAGAGTTGAGACGCGGAGTGGGGGCGGACGGGGGTGGGTGTGGAGCCGCAGTGGGCCGGACGTTTCGGGCCGTCGCTCTCCGAGTCGCAATCATGGCAACGCCGACGGCGACCGCCGTAGCATGGGACACTTTTTCCTTTTAGCATTGGACAGTGAATAAATCCATGAGCTCATAGTAATGTCAAAACGATTTGCAATCTTCTTTTTATACGGAATGTGAGGGATACAGTAGTAGGCAATCGATCTAGTGCAGCTCACtgaagtagtactcccttcgtATCTGGTCGTGCTCGTCGCGGAGCCACATATCCCACAACGGCGAACCCATGGCGTACCTGGCGTCCTCCAGCAGATCCGGTGGCAGGCGGGTGCGGGGTCGGTTGATCTCCGCGCGGCGGGCGCGGCCGCTCACGGGCACCGTTGGGATGGGCACGCGGTCGGCAGAGAGATGCCAGTTGTTCAGCAGGTGGACATCTCCCCACGGTAATGGCGTCCCGATCTCGCAGTAGCGTCGGCAGACATCGACGTGGATGTACGGCCTGTCGCGTTGCCCGGCGATCGGCGGCGCGATCTGGAAAGCTGGCGGAGCAGGTGGTGCGGGCAGAGATGGTGGTGCGGGCAGTGCGAAACTGCTAGAGCGGCGTCGGTCAGAGGAGGAACCGACCTcgtggtcgtgcttccccttgctgATCCAATGCCAGCCCATGGCGCCGGCGGGGAGGTGGGCAAGTGGGGATGCAACGGCGGTGGCAGGGTTTTCTCGTGTCGGGGCTCGAGGAGGCAGGCCGGTCAGGAAGTGGAAGCTGTGGACTGGCCGGTCCGCGGCTTCCACATTAAGAAGGATGACGACCCTCCTCCCGTGTGAATGACAGCCAAGGCCCGCCACGCGTGTGCATTAATTTTGAGCGGTGGAGGTAGGTGGATGGCCGCCACGCGTCCCCGAGGCGGGCAACGAGCAAGCGCGTGCCCGTCCGTTCAACGTCCGCGTGGATGCAAACGGGGCGCATGTTTGCGCCGGAAATGGGGCGGGCCGGACGCCAAATGGACATAAAATGTGGATGCGGCcgcgctgtaacgcccacgatgcggctatatctcccacgtgtcgaggcacgacttagaggcataaccgcattatggttttgtcgcaagaagggtcatcttcacacaatcccatgtaatgaacaagaatgggataacgagagtaggcttacaatcgccacttcacacaatacataaataattcatacatcatccaaaatacacacatagaccgactacggtcaaatccaaatgaaaataagagaaccccaaatgctagatccccgatcgtaccaactgggctccactactgatcatcaggaaaagacacatagtaacgaccacgttcctcgtcgaactcccacttgaggtcgatcccatcatctgcaatggcatcgtaggcacctgcaattgttttggtagaatctgtgagtcacgaggactcagcaatctcacacccgcgagatcaagactatttaagcttataggaaaggatggagtaatgaggtggagctgcagcaggcaataagcatatatggtggctgacatacgcaaaagagagcgagaagagaagcaacggaacggccgtcatctagtaatgaccaagaagtgatcctgaactcctacttacgtcattcataactcaaaccgtgttcacttcccggactccgccgagaagagaccatcacggctacacacacggttgatgtattttaattgggtcaagtgacaagttctctacaaccggacattaacaaattcccatctgcctcataaccgcgggcacggctttcgaaagataataccctgcaggggtgtcccaacttagcccattataagctc
This window of the Triticum aestivum cultivar Chinese Spring chromosome 5D, IWGSC CS RefSeq v2.1, whole genome shotgun sequence genome carries:
- the LOC123121396 gene encoding putative F-box protein At2g02030 translates to MSSPSKILMGGKKAKVVEGNAQLLCSDALTEVFHRLPARTLGSCRMVCKSWMSLLSDVHFVHEHLNRSQQKLLLFANDRANDRSLAMVLADANGYMYQLSRPLVAQSLFVHNSCNGLLCLGDSKGAVELLNPTTGESVVLPKPMYTAGSSQFSSCNWHCLGFCPSTKQHKIAHFYPGAHAGSLEVLCEIYTIGDRIWRQIGSLRGAPIDRGIHVNGSVYYLTRFRYISSSRINCLNLQSEKFDVLMLPPRKTYGGHCSLSELEGKLCLLVVDGALEGIPRTMDILMLDNDDKQSWTHRYHISLPLLMQSCYFTPRHTLFHDSKIWVQLFARNLYCYDPNSNSGELEIACPESEFPFSIHTFVESIVPLRQDNFIKKIQ